Proteins encoded within one genomic window of Suricata suricatta isolate VVHF042 chromosome 17, meerkat_22Aug2017_6uvM2_HiC, whole genome shotgun sequence:
- the TK1 gene encoding thymidine kinase, cytosolic isoform X2, protein MSCITLPTVLPGSPSKTRGQIQVILGPMFSGKSTELMRRVRRFQIAQYKCLVIKYAKDTRYSSSFSTHDRNTMEALPACLLRDVAQEALGVAVVGIDEGQFFPDIVEFSETMANAGKTVIVAALDGTFQRKAFGTILNLVPLAESVVKLTAVCMECFREAAYTKRLGAEKEVEVIGGADKYHSVCRLCYFKKAPGPPCGLDGQENKENCLVPGKPAPGTRKLFAPHQILQCSSAH, encoded by the exons ATGAGCTGCATCACCCTCCCCACCGTGCTGCCTGGCTCCCCCAGCAAGACCCGGGGGCAGATCCAG GTGATTCTAGGACCCATGTTCTCAGGAAAAAG caccGAGCTGATGAGACGGGTCCGTCGCTTCCAGATCGCCCAGTACAAGTGCCTGGTCATCAAGTACGCCAAAGACACTCGCTACAGCAGCAGCTTCTCCACTCACGACCG GAACACCATGGAGGCGCTACCAGCCTGCCTGCTCCGAGATGTGGCCCAGGAGGCCCTGGGCGTGGCTGTCGTGGGCATCGACGAAGGGCAGTTT TTCCCAGACATCGTGGAGTTCAGCGAGACCATGGCCAATGCCGGGAAGACCGTGATCGTGGCTGCCCTGGATGGCACCTTCCAGAGGAAG GCCTTCGGGACCATCCTGAACCTGGTGCCCTTGGCCGAGAGCGTGGTGAAGCTGACTGCTGTGTGCATGGAGTGCTTCCGGGAAGCTGCCTATACCAAGCGGCTGGGCGCTGAGAAGGAG GTCGAGGTGATCGGAGGCGCAGACAAATACCACTCCGTGTGTCGCCTGTGCTACTTCAAGAAGGCCCCAGGACCGCCCTGCGGGCTGGACGGCCAGGAGAACAAAGAGAACTGCCTGGTGCCGGGCAAGCCGGCCCCGGGGACCCGCAAGCTATTCGCTCCGCATCAGATCCTGCAGTGCAGCTCGGCCCACTGA
- the AFMID gene encoding kynurenine formamidase codes for MDVPGRCHRVEAPWKKLSKEELEKQYSPSRWVTRRGAEEALRTYSQIGDEATKRAQATRRCLLDVPYGDGEGEKLDIYFPEQASEALPFCVFIHGGYWQSGSKDTSAFMVNPLTAQGVAVAIVGYDLAPKGTLDQMVDQVTRSVVCIQKQYPCNEGIYLCGHSAGSHLAAMMLLANWTEHRVTPNIKGFFLVSGIYDLEPIVFTSQNIPLRMTLEDAQRNSPQRLLEAALTRPVDPACRVLVVVGQHDSPEFSQQSREFHQTLCRGGWDASFEELHDVDHFEIIWKLTQKDYVLTKMILRTVLREPDSAGPPPACT; via the exons ATGGATGTCCCCGGCCGATGTCACCGGGTTGAGGCTCCCTGGAAGAAGCTGTCGAAGGAG GAGCTGGAGAAGCAGTACAGCCCCAGCAGATGGGTTACCCGACGGGGAGCCGAGGAGGCCTTGAGGACCTACTCACAGATAGGGGATGAGG CTACGAAGAGGGCCCAGGCCACCAGGAGATGCCTGCTGGATGTCCCCTACGGGGACGGCGAGGGGGAGAAGCTGGACATCTACTTTCCTGAGCAAGCGTCTGAAG CCTTGCCTTTCTGTGTGTTCATTCACGGCGGGTACTGGCAGAGTGGCAG TAAAGACACATCAGCGTTCATGGTCAACCCGCTGACAGCACAGGGAGTGGCCGTGGCGATCGTGGGTTATGACCTGGCCCCCAAAG GCACCCTGGACCAGATGGTAGACCAAGTGACCCGGAGCGTCGTGTGTATCCAGAAGCAATATCCATGCAATGA GGGGATTTACCTGTGCGGACACTCAGCTGGGTCCCACCTAGCCGCCATGATGCTCCTGGCCAACTGGACCGAGCACCGAGTCACACCCAACATCAAAG GCTTCTTCCTGGTAAGCGGGATCTATGACCTGGAGCCCATCGTGTTCACCTCTCAGAACATCCCTCTCCGCATGACCCT GGAGGATGCCCAGAGGAACAGTCCGCAGCGGCTCCTGGAGGCGGCCTTGACGCGGCCCGTGGACCCCGCCTGCCGCGTGCTGGTGGTTGTGGGCCAGCACGACTCCCCCGAGTTCTCCCAACAGTCCAGGGAATTTCATCAG ACCCTGTGCAGAGGAGGGTGGGACGCCTCGTTTGAGGAACTCCACGATGTGGATCACTTTGAAATCATCTGGAAGCTAACCCAGAAGGACTACGTGCTCACGAAG
- the TK1 gene encoding thymidine kinase, cytosolic isoform X3: MRRVRRFQIAQYKCLVIKYAKDTRYSSSFSTHDRNTMEALPACLLRDVAQEALGVAVVGIDEGQFFPDIVEFSETMANAGKTVIVAALDGTFQRKAFGTILNLVPLAESVVKLTAVCMECFREAAYTKRLGAEKEVEVIGGADKYHSVCRLCYFKKAPGPPCGLDGQENKENCLVPGKPAPGTRKLFAPHQILQCSSAH; the protein is encoded by the exons ATGAGACGGGTCCGTCGCTTCCAGATCGCCCAGTACAAGTGCCTGGTCATCAAGTACGCCAAAGACACTCGCTACAGCAGCAGCTTCTCCACTCACGACCG GAACACCATGGAGGCGCTACCAGCCTGCCTGCTCCGAGATGTGGCCCAGGAGGCCCTGGGCGTGGCTGTCGTGGGCATCGACGAAGGGCAGTTT TTCCCAGACATCGTGGAGTTCAGCGAGACCATGGCCAATGCCGGGAAGACCGTGATCGTGGCTGCCCTGGATGGCACCTTCCAGAGGAAG GCCTTCGGGACCATCCTGAACCTGGTGCCCTTGGCCGAGAGCGTGGTGAAGCTGACTGCTGTGTGCATGGAGTGCTTCCGGGAAGCTGCCTATACCAAGCGGCTGGGCGCTGAGAAGGAG GTCGAGGTGATCGGAGGCGCAGACAAATACCACTCCGTGTGTCGCCTGTGCTACTTCAAGAAGGCCCCAGGACCGCCCTGCGGGCTGGACGGCCAGGAGAACAAAGAGAACTGCCTGGTGCCGGGCAAGCCGGCCCCGGGGACCCGCAAGCTATTCGCTCCGCATCAGATCCTGCAGTGCAGCTCGGCCCACTGA
- the TK1 gene encoding thymidine kinase, cytosolic isoform X1: MSCITLPTVLPGSPSKTRGQIQVILGPMFSGKSTELMRRVRRFQIAQYKCLVIKYAKDTRYSSSFSTHDRNTMEALPACLLRDVAQEALGVAVVGIDEGQFFPDIVEFSETMANAGKTVIVAALDGTFQRKAFGTILNLVPLAESVVKLTAVCMECFREAAYTKRLGAEKEVPPPAVWGLGGGEWPAGAAPRFSPGPLRPCAQVEVIGGADKYHSVCRLCYFKKAPGPPCGLDGQENKENCLVPGKPAPGTRKLFAPHQILQCSSAH; this comes from the exons ATGAGCTGCATCACCCTCCCCACCGTGCTGCCTGGCTCCCCCAGCAAGACCCGGGGGCAGATCCAG GTGATTCTAGGACCCATGTTCTCAGGAAAAAG caccGAGCTGATGAGACGGGTCCGTCGCTTCCAGATCGCCCAGTACAAGTGCCTGGTCATCAAGTACGCCAAAGACACTCGCTACAGCAGCAGCTTCTCCACTCACGACCG GAACACCATGGAGGCGCTACCAGCCTGCCTGCTCCGAGATGTGGCCCAGGAGGCCCTGGGCGTGGCTGTCGTGGGCATCGACGAAGGGCAGTTT TTCCCAGACATCGTGGAGTTCAGCGAGACCATGGCCAATGCCGGGAAGACCGTGATCGTGGCTGCCCTGGATGGCACCTTCCAGAGGAAG GCCTTCGGGACCATCCTGAACCTGGTGCCCTTGGCCGAGAGCGTGGTGAAGCTGACTGCTGTGTGCATGGAGTGCTTCCGGGAAGCTGCCTATACCAAGCGGCTGGGCGCTGAGAAGGAGGTACCGCCACCTGctgtctgggggctggggggcggggagtggccCGCAGGCGCGGCACCCCGCTTCAGCCCAGGCCCTTTGCGTCCCTGCGCCCAGGTCGAGGTGATCGGAGGCGCAGACAAATACCACTCCGTGTGTCGCCTGTGCTACTTCAAGAAGGCCCCAGGACCGCCCTGCGGGCTGGACGGCCAGGAGAACAAAGAGAACTGCCTGGTGCCGGGCAAGCCGGCCCCGGGGACCCGCAAGCTATTCGCTCCGCATCAGATCCTGCAGTGCAGCTCGGCCCACTGA
- the SYNGR2 gene encoding synaptogyrin-2 yields MHTWAPHLLAAVFALIVFSCIFGEGYTNTHNPPQRYCVFNHNEDACSYGSAIGVLAFLASAAFLVVDAYFPQISNATDRKYLVVGDLLFSAFWTFLWFVGFCFLTNQWAATKAEDVLVGADSARAAITFSFFSVFSWGVLASLAYQRYKAGVDDFTQNYVDPTPDPSHAYAAYPGASVENYQQPPFTQNAETTEGYQPPPVY; encoded by the exons ATGCACACGTGGGCACCCCACCTTTTGGCTGCT GTCTTTGCCTTGATTGTGTTCTCGTGCATTTTCGGCGAGGGCTACACCAACACCCACAACCCCCCTCAGAGATACTGCGTGTTCAACCACAACGAAGATGCGTGTAGCTATGGCAGCGCCATCGGGGTGCTGGCCTTCCTGGCCTCGGCCGCCTTCCTCGTGGTCGACGCCTATTTCCCCCAGATCAGCAACGCCACTGACCGCAAATACCTGGTCGTTGGTGACCTGCTCTTCTCAG CTTTCTGGACCTTCCTGTGGTTCGTTGGCTTCTGCTTCCTCACCAACCAGTGGGCGGCCACCAAGGCGGAAGACGTGCTAGTGGGGGCCGACTCCGCGAGAGCAGCAATCACCTTCAGCTTCTTCTCCGTCTTCTCCTGG GGTGTGCTGGCCTCCCTGGCCTACCAGCGCTACAAGGCTGGAGTGGACGACTTCACCCAGAACTACGTGGACCCCACTCCAGACCCCAGCCACGCCTATGCCGCCTACCCCGGCGCGTCCGTGGAGAACTACCAGCAACCGCCCTTCACCCAGAACGCCGAGACCACCGAGGGCTACCAGCCGCCCCCCGTGTACTGA